One part of the Streptomyces lydicus genome encodes these proteins:
- a CDS encoding acetyl-CoA C-acetyltransferase, with protein MPEAYIVGAVRTPVGKKGGGLSAVHPADLGAHVLTALMERTGADPAAVEDVVFGCLDAVGPQAGDIARTCWLAAGLPEEVPGVTVDRQCGSSQQAVHFAAQGVLSGTQDLVVAGGVQNMSQIPIAFASRQAAEPLGLTDGPFAGSEGWRARYGDAPVNQFHGAELIAARWHLTRRDMEEYALRSHQRAVRALDEGRFDRETVPFGQVTADEGPRRGTSLEKMAALPPVVEGGRLTAAVSSQVSDGAAALLLASERAVAEHGLTPRARIHHLSVRGEDPIRMLTAPIPATAYALKKAGMTLDDIDLVEINEAFAPVVLAWLKETGADPERVNVNGGAIALGHPLGATGVRLMTTLLHELERTGGRFGLQTMCEGGGQANVTIIERLPGR; from the coding sequence ATGCCCGAGGCATACATCGTCGGCGCGGTCCGCACCCCCGTCGGCAAGAAGGGCGGCGGCCTGTCCGCCGTCCACCCCGCCGACCTGGGTGCCCATGTGCTGACCGCGCTGATGGAGCGCACCGGCGCCGACCCGGCCGCCGTCGAGGACGTGGTCTTCGGCTGCCTGGACGCGGTCGGGCCGCAGGCCGGCGACATCGCCCGCACGTGCTGGCTGGCCGCCGGCCTGCCCGAGGAGGTCCCCGGCGTCACCGTCGACCGGCAGTGCGGCTCCTCCCAGCAGGCCGTCCACTTCGCCGCCCAGGGCGTGCTCTCCGGCACCCAGGACCTGGTCGTCGCCGGCGGCGTGCAGAACATGTCGCAGATCCCGATCGCCTTCGCCAGCCGGCAGGCCGCCGAGCCGCTGGGCCTCACCGACGGCCCGTTCGCCGGCTCGGAGGGCTGGCGGGCCCGCTACGGCGACGCCCCCGTCAACCAGTTCCACGGCGCCGAACTGATCGCCGCCCGCTGGCACCTCACCCGCCGGGACATGGAGGAGTACGCGCTGCGCTCCCATCAGCGGGCCGTCCGCGCCCTCGACGAGGGCCGCTTCGACCGCGAGACCGTCCCCTTCGGGCAGGTCACCGCCGACGAGGGCCCGCGCCGCGGCACCTCCCTGGAGAAGATGGCCGCCCTGCCGCCGGTCGTCGAGGGCGGCCGGCTCACCGCGGCGGTCTCCTCGCAGGTCTCCGACGGCGCAGCCGCGCTGCTGCTCGCCTCCGAGCGGGCGGTGGCCGAGCACGGCCTGACCCCGCGGGCCCGCATCCATCACCTGTCGGTGCGCGGCGAGGACCCGATCCGGATGCTGACCGCCCCCATCCCGGCGACGGCGTACGCGCTGAAGAAGGCCGGCATGACCCTCGACGACATCGACCTGGTCGAGATCAACGAGGCGTTCGCCCCGGTCGTGCTGGCCTGGCTGAAGGAGACCGGCGCCGACCCGGAGCGGGTCAACGTCAACGGCGGCGCCATCGCCCTGGGGCACCCGCTCGGCGCGACCGGTGTCCGGCTGATGACGACGCTGCTGCACGAACTGGAGCGCACCGGCGGCAGGTTCGGGCTGCAGACCATGTGCGAGGGCGGCGGCCAGGCCAACGTCACCATCATCGAACGGCTCCCGGGCCGCTGA
- a CDS encoding NAD(P)H-dependent flavin oxidoreductase encodes MTDARITTPLTELTGVRYPLVQTGMGWVAGPRLVSAAANAGALGILGSATMTVEQLRAAVREVKSRTGAPFGVNLRADAGDAAERVRVVVDEGVAVASFALAPSRELIARLKDAGVLVIPSVGARRHAEKVAAWGADAVVVQGGEGGGHTGSVATTVLLPQVVDAVGIPVIAAGGFCDGRGLVAALAYGAAGIAMGTRFLLTSDSTVPRAVQDRYLRADVRDITVTTKVDGLPHRMLRSELVAALERSGRAAALLRAVRHAASFRRLSGLSWPRMVRDGLAMKHGKELSWSQVLLAANTPMLLRASMVEGRTDLGVMASGQVAGLIEDLPSCAELVERIMSEATHTLRALPGPAPGAS; translated from the coding sequence ATGACCGACGCCCGGATCACGACCCCGCTGACCGAACTGACCGGGGTCCGGTACCCGCTCGTACAGACCGGCATGGGGTGGGTGGCGGGCCCCCGCCTGGTGTCGGCCGCCGCCAACGCGGGCGCGCTGGGCATCCTCGGCTCCGCCACCATGACCGTCGAGCAGCTGCGCGCGGCGGTCCGCGAGGTCAAGTCCCGTACCGGGGCGCCCTTCGGGGTCAATCTGCGGGCGGACGCCGGCGACGCGGCGGAGCGGGTACGGGTCGTCGTCGACGAGGGGGTGGCCGTCGCCTCGTTCGCCCTGGCCCCCTCGCGCGAGCTGATCGCCCGGCTCAAGGACGCCGGCGTGCTCGTCATCCCGTCCGTCGGGGCCCGCCGGCACGCCGAGAAGGTCGCGGCCTGGGGCGCCGACGCGGTCGTCGTCCAGGGCGGTGAGGGCGGCGGGCACACCGGGAGCGTGGCGACGACCGTGCTGTTGCCCCAGGTCGTGGACGCGGTCGGCATCCCGGTGATCGCCGCCGGCGGCTTCTGCGACGGCCGGGGGCTGGTCGCGGCGCTCGCCTACGGAGCGGCCGGGATCGCCATGGGCACCCGGTTCCTGCTGACGTCGGACAGCACCGTGCCGCGTGCCGTGCAGGACCGCTATCTGCGGGCGGACGTACGGGACATCACCGTCACCACGAAGGTCGACGGGCTGCCGCACCGGATGCTGCGCAGTGAGCTGGTGGCGGCGCTGGAGCGCTCCGGGCGGGCCGCCGCGCTGCTGCGGGCCGTGCGCCATGCCGCGTCGTTCCGGAGGCTGTCCGGGCTGAGCTGGCCGCGGATGGTGCGGGACGGCCTGGCGATGAAGCACGGCAAGGAGCTGTCCTGGAGCCAGGTCCTGCTGGCCGCCAACACCCCGATGCTGCTGCGGGCTTCCATGGTCGAGGGCCGTACCGACCTCGGTGTGATGGCCTCCGGTCAGGTCGCGGGGCTGATCGAGGACCTGCCCTCCTGCGCCGAGCTGGTCGAACGGATCATGTCCGAGGCGACGCACACCCTGCGTGCGCTGCCCGGCCCCGCGCCCGGTGCCTCCTGA
- a CDS encoding CoA-transferase subunit beta: MTETLPATRAEYCVIACADAWRGNGEVLASPMGAIPSLGARLARRTFSPDLLLTDGEAVLVGPDGQTEGWLPYRQHLALVTGGKRHVMMGASQLDRFGNQNISCIGDWRRPDRQLLGVRGAPVNSVNHPVSYWVPRHSPRVFVAKVDMICGVGYDSAAAAGPSATRYHRIPRVVTDLAVLDFETPDRAMRLASVHPGVTVGQVRDATGFPLVLPDEVPHTREPTAVELRLIREVIDPEGRRDREVPAA, translated from the coding sequence GTGACCGAGACCCTCCCGGCGACCCGCGCCGAGTACTGCGTGATCGCCTGCGCCGACGCCTGGCGCGGCAACGGCGAGGTGCTCGCCAGCCCGATGGGCGCGATCCCGTCCCTCGGTGCCCGGCTCGCCCGGCGCACCTTCTCCCCCGACCTGCTGCTCACCGACGGCGAGGCGGTCCTCGTGGGCCCCGACGGGCAGACCGAGGGCTGGCTGCCCTACCGGCAGCACCTGGCGCTGGTCACCGGCGGGAAGCGGCACGTCATGATGGGCGCGAGCCAGCTCGACCGCTTCGGCAACCAGAACATCTCCTGCATCGGCGACTGGCGGCGGCCGGACCGGCAGCTGCTCGGCGTCCGCGGCGCGCCCGTCAACTCCGTCAACCACCCGGTGAGTTACTGGGTGCCCCGGCACTCCCCGCGGGTCTTCGTGGCGAAGGTCGACATGATCTGCGGCGTCGGCTACGACAGCGCGGCCGCCGCCGGGCCGTCCGCGACCCGCTACCACCGCATCCCCCGCGTCGTCACCGACCTCGCCGTCCTGGACTTCGAGACCCCGGACCGGGCCATGCGGCTGGCGTCCGTCCATCCCGGTGTGACGGTCGGGCAGGTGCGGGACGCCACCGGCTTCCCGCTCGTGCTGCCCGACGAGGTGCCGCACACCCGGGAGCCCACGGCCGTGGAACTGCGGCTGATCCGCGAGGTCATCGATCCCGAGGGGCGGCGCGACCGCGAGGTGCCGGCGGCATGA
- a CDS encoding CoA transferase subunit A, with protein MTDKTMTPDDVAARLRSGMTLGIGGWGSRRKPMALVRALLRSGVTDLTVISYGGPDVGLLAAAGRIRKLVAPFATLDSIPLEPHFRAARQRAAFELTEVDEAMFMWGLRAAAHRLPFLPVRAGIGSDVMRVNPGLRTVTSPYEDEETLVAMPALRMDAALVHVNRADRQGNGRYLGPDPYFDDLFCEAADTAYVSCEKLVDGFPATALQTLLVKRHTVTGVVETPYGAHFTSCVPDHGRDEAFQKLYATTPWPEFAERFLSGPDEKSYLSAVHAWREEQR; from the coding sequence ATGACCGACAAGACCATGACGCCCGACGACGTGGCCGCCCGCCTGCGCAGCGGCATGACGCTGGGCATCGGCGGCTGGGGCTCGCGCCGCAAACCGATGGCCCTGGTGCGGGCGCTGCTGCGGTCCGGCGTCACGGATCTGACCGTGATCTCGTACGGCGGGCCGGACGTGGGCCTGCTCGCCGCCGCCGGCCGGATCCGCAAGCTCGTCGCGCCGTTCGCGACGCTCGACTCGATCCCGCTCGAACCGCACTTCCGCGCCGCCCGGCAGCGCGCGGCGTTCGAGCTGACGGAGGTCGACGAGGCGATGTTCATGTGGGGGCTGCGGGCCGCCGCCCACCGGCTGCCGTTCCTGCCGGTACGGGCCGGCATCGGATCGGACGTGATGCGCGTCAACCCCGGCCTGCGGACGGTCACCTCGCCGTACGAGGACGAGGAGACCCTGGTCGCGATGCCCGCCCTGCGCATGGACGCGGCGCTGGTCCACGTCAACCGCGCGGACCGGCAGGGCAACGGCCGCTACCTGGGCCCCGATCCGTACTTCGACGACCTGTTCTGCGAGGCCGCGGACACCGCGTACGTCTCCTGCGAGAAGCTGGTGGACGGGTTCCCGGCCACCGCGCTGCAGACCCTGCTGGTCAAGCGGCACACGGTCACGGGTGTCGTCGAGACGCCGTACGGCGCGCACTTCACCTCGTGCGTCCCCGACCACGGCCGGGACGAGGCGTTCCAGAAGCTGTACGCGACCACGCCCTGGCCGGAGTTCGCGGAGCGCTTCCTGTCCGGTCCGGACGAGAAGTCCTATCTGTCGGCCGTGCACGCCTGGCGGGAGGAGCAGCGGTGA
- a CDS encoding enoyl-CoA hydratase family protein produces MGVSTSRPEPGIAVVTMDFPPVNALPVQGWYALADAVRTAGRDPGVRCVVLAAEGRGFNAGVDIKELQRDAAGGGRQALLGANRGCAEAFSAVYECAVPVVAAVHGFCLGGGIGLVGNADAIVASDEAVFGLPELDRGALGAATHLARLVPQHLMRALYYTSRTATAAELRAHGSVWRVVPRDRLGAAARELAGEIARKDGSLLRLAKAALNGIDPVDVHRSYRFEQGFTFEANLSGVADRVRDTFGQEART; encoded by the coding sequence ATGGGTGTCTCCACCTCCCGGCCCGAACCGGGCATCGCGGTCGTCACCATGGACTTCCCACCGGTCAACGCCCTTCCCGTGCAGGGCTGGTACGCCCTCGCCGACGCCGTGCGGACGGCCGGCCGGGACCCCGGCGTCCGCTGTGTCGTGCTCGCCGCCGAGGGCCGCGGCTTCAACGCCGGGGTGGACATCAAGGAGCTGCAGCGGGACGCCGCGGGCGGTGGGCGCCAGGCGCTGCTCGGCGCCAACCGCGGCTGTGCGGAGGCGTTCTCGGCGGTGTACGAGTGCGCGGTGCCGGTCGTCGCCGCGGTGCACGGGTTCTGTCTGGGCGGCGGGATCGGGCTGGTCGGCAACGCCGACGCGATCGTGGCGAGCGACGAGGCCGTCTTCGGACTGCCGGAGCTGGACCGGGGCGCGCTCGGCGCCGCCACCCACCTCGCCCGGCTCGTCCCCCAGCACCTGATGCGCGCGCTCTACTACACCTCGCGCACCGCCACCGCGGCCGAGCTGCGGGCACACGGCTCGGTGTGGCGCGTCGTCCCCCGGGACCGACTGGGCGCCGCGGCAAGGGAACTGGCCGGTGAGATCGCCCGGAAGGACGGCTCCCTGCTGCGTCTCGCCAAGGCCGCGCTGAACGGCATCGACCCGGTCGACGTGCACCGCAGCTACCGCTTCGAGCAGGGCTTCACCTTCGAGGCGAACCTCAGCGGCGTCGCCGACCGGGTACGCGACACCTTCGGCCAGGAGGCCCGGACATGA
- a CDS encoding SDR family oxidoreductase, giving the protein MSLTLDLSGRLVVVTGGTRGVGAGIARAFLRAGADVVTCARRPPDAPVAAAGRTARFHPVDLRDPPAVRDFFGRIAAAHGRLDCLVNNAGGTPHRLLAEAGPDRHARVLDLNLTAPLTASLAAYEVMRRHPAGGCILMIGSVSGTRPSPGTAAYGAAKAGLDSLARSMAVEWAPEVRVNTVVLGMVHTERAALHYGDEAGVAAVGATVPLGRLAAPAEVGDACVFLASDRAAYLTGASLLVHGGGERPAFLAAATVNRPPAPPAAKEK; this is encoded by the coding sequence GTGAGCCTGACCCTCGATCTGTCCGGGCGGCTGGTGGTGGTCACCGGCGGCACCCGGGGTGTCGGCGCGGGGATCGCCCGCGCCTTCCTGCGAGCCGGGGCCGACGTGGTGACCTGCGCCCGCCGGCCCCCGGACGCCCCGGTCGCCGCGGCCGGCCGCACCGCCCGCTTCCACCCCGTCGACCTGCGCGACCCGCCCGCCGTACGGGACTTCTTCGGCCGGATCGCCGCCGCCCACGGCCGCCTCGACTGCCTGGTCAACAACGCCGGCGGCACCCCGCACCGGCTGCTCGCCGAGGCCGGCCCCGACCGGCACGCCCGGGTCCTCGACCTCAACCTCACCGCACCGCTGACCGCGTCCCTCGCCGCCTACGAGGTGATGCGCCGTCACCCCGCCGGTGGCTGCATCCTGATGATCGGCAGCGTCAGCGGCACCCGTCCCTCACCCGGCACCGCCGCGTACGGGGCGGCCAAGGCGGGCCTGGACAGCCTCGCCCGCTCCATGGCCGTCGAGTGGGCCCCCGAGGTCCGGGTCAACACCGTCGTCCTCGGCATGGTGCACACCGAACGCGCCGCCCTGCACTACGGCGACGAGGCGGGCGTCGCCGCCGTCGGCGCGACCGTGCCGCTCGGGCGGCTGGCCGCCCCGGCCGAGGTCGGCGACGCCTGCGTGTTCCTCGCCTCCGACCGCGCCGCGTACCTGACCGGCGCGAGCCTGCTCGTCCACGGCGGCGGGGAGCGCCCCGCCTTCCTCGCCGCCGCCACCGTCAACCGGCCCCCCGCACCCCCGGCCGCCAAGGAGAAGTGA
- a CDS encoding SDR family oxidoreductase, producing MPGICTGRVVAVTGAGRGLGRAHALALAAEGAQVVVNDLGVAADGAGASSGPAQHVVDAIRARGGRAVRHTGDITTTEGAASLVATALDTYGRLDALVNNAGFLRDRMLVNLDEDDWDAVVRVHLTGHFLPLRHAAAHWRAEAKAGRTPDARVVNTSSGAGLLGSVGQGNYSAAKAGILGLTLVAAAELARYGVQVNALAPAARTRMTERTFAGTMAAPTDGTFDAMAPENVSPLVVWLCAAASAGVTGRVFEAEAGRITVMEGWHPGPSADKGARWTPAEAGETARELLAGARPPQPVYGAP from the coding sequence ATGCCCGGAATCTGCACCGGCCGCGTCGTCGCCGTCACCGGAGCCGGCCGCGGTCTCGGCCGCGCCCACGCCCTCGCCCTCGCCGCCGAGGGGGCGCAGGTCGTGGTCAACGACCTCGGGGTCGCCGCGGACGGCGCCGGCGCCTCGTCCGGCCCGGCCCAGCACGTCGTCGACGCCATCCGCGCCCGCGGCGGCCGGGCCGTCCGCCACACCGGCGACATCACCACCACCGAGGGCGCCGCCTCCCTCGTCGCCACCGCCCTGGACACCTACGGCCGGCTCGACGCCCTGGTCAACAACGCCGGGTTCCTGCGCGACCGGATGCTCGTCAACCTCGACGAGGACGACTGGGACGCCGTCGTGCGCGTCCATCTCACGGGCCACTTCCTGCCGCTGAGGCACGCCGCCGCGCACTGGCGGGCCGAGGCCAAGGCCGGCCGGACGCCCGACGCCCGCGTGGTCAACACCAGTTCGGGCGCCGGGCTGCTGGGCAGCGTGGGCCAGGGCAACTACTCCGCCGCCAAGGCCGGCATCCTCGGCCTGACCCTCGTCGCCGCCGCCGAACTGGCCCGCTACGGCGTTCAGGTCAACGCCCTCGCCCCGGCCGCCCGCACCCGGATGACCGAGCGCACCTTCGCGGGAACGATGGCCGCCCCCACCGACGGCACCTTCGACGCGATGGCCCCGGAGAACGTCTCCCCGCTCGTCGTCTGGCTCTGCGCCGCGGCCAGCGCCGGCGTCACGGGCCGGGTCTTCGAGGCCGAAGCGGGCCGCATCACCGTCATGGAGGGCTGGCACCCCGGCCCCAGCGCGGACAAGGGCGCCCGCTGGACCCCGGCCGAAGCCGGCGAAACGGCCCGCGAACTCCTGGCCGGAGCCCGGCCCCCGCAGCCGGTGTACGGGGCGCCGTGA
- a CDS encoding MerR family transcriptional regulator yields the protein MRNGVTIGQAAAYVGVTVKTVRHYHKLGLVEEPERDGSGYRRYGSAELLRLVQVRTLATAGVPLAEIGPLLDVDAEQFAVAVTDVGRRLTERIADLIARRDTLHRLADGDRALLPDRACAILDRMPGLGFSPAYVAAQREALVLARALVPEGFDGFLTQLEHGLDDPGYVDLTKRGWEAETWEPDDPRIEELATAMADHYLANPALLGDPASLEAWANAAGQYRLINNHRGDQAPISARLTALTESRLRAAGVRIPRR from the coding sequence ATGAGGAACGGGGTCACGATCGGGCAGGCGGCGGCATACGTCGGTGTCACGGTGAAGACGGTGCGGCACTACCACAAGCTCGGCCTGGTCGAGGAGCCGGAACGCGACGGCTCCGGCTACCGCCGGTACGGATCGGCGGAGCTGCTGCGGCTGGTGCAGGTCCGGACACTGGCCACCGCCGGTGTCCCGCTGGCCGAGATCGGGCCCCTGCTCGACGTCGACGCCGAGCAGTTCGCCGTCGCCGTCACCGACGTCGGGCGGCGGCTGACCGAGCGGATCGCGGACCTGATCGCGCGCCGCGACACGCTGCACCGGCTCGCCGACGGGGACCGGGCCCTGCTGCCCGACCGCGCCTGCGCGATCCTGGACCGGATGCCCGGCCTCGGCTTCAGCCCCGCCTACGTGGCCGCGCAGCGCGAGGCCCTGGTGCTGGCCCGGGCGCTGGTGCCGGAGGGCTTCGACGGCTTCCTGACCCAGCTCGAACACGGGCTTGACGACCCCGGGTACGTCGACCTGACCAAGCGCGGCTGGGAGGCCGAGACCTGGGAACCGGACGACCCGAGGATCGAAGAACTCGCGACCGCCATGGCTGACCACTACCTCGCCAACCCCGCGCTGCTGGGCGATCCCGCCAGCCTGGAGGCATGGGCCAACGCTGCCGGCCAGTACCGGCTGATCAACAACCACCGCGGGGACCAGGCACCGATCTCGGCCCGGCTGACCGCGCTCACCGAGAGCAGGCTCCGCGCCGCGGGCGTCCGCATCCCGCGCCGATGA
- a CDS encoding serine hydrolase domain-containing protein, whose amino-acid sequence MSIALSEQDRPELRKAIEEIVESGFVGVQLRVNDERGEWVGSAGARELGRPGEPLTDGHFRIGSTTKNFVATVVLSLVAEGRIGLDAPADAYLPGFGLDRRITVRMLLQHTSGIFNHTGELYEDGTFAPGVPWRGKEWVDNRFRTYLPEELVRLSLSRPARFAPGTGWSYANTNYVLARLVIEQVTGRSFAEELQRLVLGPLGMTGTVAPGTSPEIPAPHNHSYYRYEDAGREKTVDITRENPSWVSAGGDMISTTQDLHTYFSALMGGALLPAELLAEMRTPEATAGYGLGVFVQDAGPHGGTVLHHNGGMAGSAALMYSTPDGTTTLTAGLTCVGDADLSIATAFRDAQQRLVSEVFRGGRADPAQPAD is encoded by the coding sequence ATGTCCATCGCCCTTTCCGAGCAGGACCGCCCGGAGCTGCGGAAGGCGATCGAGGAGATCGTCGAGTCCGGTTTCGTCGGGGTACAGCTGCGGGTGAACGACGAGCGGGGCGAATGGGTCGGCAGCGCCGGGGCGCGCGAACTGGGCCGACCCGGCGAGCCGCTGACCGACGGGCACTTCCGCATCGGCAGCACCACCAAGAACTTCGTCGCGACCGTGGTGCTCAGCCTGGTGGCCGAGGGCAGGATCGGCCTGGACGCCCCGGCCGACGCCTACCTGCCGGGGTTCGGGCTGGACCGGCGGATCACGGTGCGGATGCTGCTGCAGCACACCAGCGGGATCTTCAACCACACCGGCGAGCTCTACGAGGACGGCACGTTCGCGCCGGGGGTCCCCTGGCGGGGCAAGGAGTGGGTGGACAACCGGTTCAGGACCTACCTGCCCGAGGAGCTGGTGCGGCTGTCGTTGTCCAGGCCGGCGCGGTTCGCGCCGGGGACGGGCTGGAGCTACGCCAACACCAACTACGTGCTGGCCAGGCTGGTGATCGAGCAGGTCACCGGCCGTTCGTTCGCCGAGGAGCTGCAGCGGCTGGTCCTGGGGCCGCTGGGGATGACCGGCACCGTGGCGCCGGGCACCTCGCCGGAGATCCCCGCGCCGCACAACCACAGCTACTACCGCTACGAGGACGCCGGGCGGGAGAAGACGGTCGACATCACCCGTGAGAACCCCTCCTGGGTTTCGGCCGGTGGTGACATGATCTCGACCACTCAGGATCTGCACACGTACTTCTCCGCGCTGATGGGCGGCGCGCTCCTGCCGGCCGAACTGCTGGCGGAGATGCGCACGCCGGAGGCGACGGCCGGCTACGGCCTGGGGGTGTTCGTGCAGGACGCGGGCCCGCACGGCGGCACCGTCCTGCACCACAACGGCGGCATGGCGGGCTCGGCGGCGCTGATGTACAGCACACCCGACGGCACCACGACCCTGACCGCCGGGCTGACCTGCGTGGGCGACGCCGACCTGTCGATAGCGACAGCCTTCCGGGACGCCCAACAACGGCTCGTCAGCGAGGTGTTCCGCGGCGGGCGGGCCGATCCGGCTCAGCCGGCGGACTGA
- a CDS encoding GNAT family N-acetyltransferase: MAIVLGKPGVDGLSEAVGVLREWQYDGAPMQLHPGDLGWFWRSGAEATAAAVRTWRRDGRILAVGLLDGPGLLRLTIAPDAQREEELARQVVADVTRPERGVLPGGRVNIEAPMGALVQDLLSEAGWKTDEPWTPLRHGLAEPLADPGVRIEVVGPQRAHVFVAVHRAAFEGSRFTAERWHAMAAGLPYADARSLVAYDDRGDAVAAVTVWSAGPGRPGLLEPMGVHREHRRHGYGEAITRAAAAALRDLGSSSALVCTPSSNAAAVATYRSAGFRPRPEVRDRYRDAS, encoded by the coding sequence ATGGCGATCGTGTTGGGCAAGCCGGGAGTTGACGGGCTGAGCGAGGCGGTGGGCGTACTGCGGGAGTGGCAGTACGACGGGGCGCCGATGCAGCTGCATCCGGGGGACCTGGGCTGGTTCTGGCGGTCGGGTGCGGAGGCGACCGCCGCGGCGGTCAGGACGTGGCGCCGGGACGGACGGATTCTCGCCGTCGGGCTGCTGGACGGCCCCGGGCTGTTGCGGCTGACGATCGCGCCGGACGCCCAGCGGGAGGAGGAGTTGGCGCGGCAGGTGGTTGCCGACGTGACCCGGCCGGAGCGCGGCGTGCTGCCCGGGGGAAGGGTGAACATCGAGGCGCCGATGGGTGCGCTCGTCCAGGATCTGCTGTCCGAGGCCGGCTGGAAGACCGACGAGCCGTGGACGCCGCTGCGCCACGGCCTCGCGGAGCCGTTGGCGGACCCGGGCGTGCGGATCGAGGTGGTCGGGCCGCAGCGGGCGCACGTGTTCGTCGCCGTGCACCGGGCGGCGTTCGAGGGGTCGAGGTTCACGGCCGAGCGCTGGCACGCGATGGCGGCCGGACTGCCGTACGCCGATGCCCGGAGTCTGGTGGCGTACGACGACCGGGGCGACGCGGTGGCGGCGGTGACGGTGTGGTCGGCCGGCCCGGGCAGGCCCGGGTTGCTCGAACCGATGGGCGTGCACCGGGAACACCGCCGGCACGGCTACGGCGAGGCGATCACCCGCGCCGCGGCGGCCGCACTCCGGGACCTGGGCTCGTCGAGCGCGCTCGTCTGCACCCCGAGCTCCAACGCCGCCGCCGTCGCCACCTACCGGTCGGCCGGCTTCCGACCACGCCCCGAGGTACGGGACCGGTACCGGGACGCGTCGTAA
- a CDS encoding GNAT family N-acetyltransferase, which translates to MRFVELSSKTMIALLQDDLARASAEAGVALSEYFVTDTAKWVWRYRLDQLTSDPGCAGWLTQAVVAEPEGAVVGYAGFHGPPDEVGMVELGYSVVPVHRRQGYARAMLAALVQRAVAEARVRTVRVTISPDNTASLATISGCGFVEVGEQWDEEDGLELIFEMPV; encoded by the coding sequence GTGCGATTCGTTGAGTTGTCGAGCAAGACCATGATCGCCTTGCTGCAGGACGACCTGGCGCGAGCCAGTGCCGAAGCAGGTGTCGCTCTCAGCGAGTACTTCGTCACCGACACGGCAAAGTGGGTGTGGCGGTATCGGCTCGATCAGCTGACCTCGGACCCCGGTTGCGCGGGTTGGCTCACGCAGGCCGTGGTGGCCGAGCCGGAAGGTGCCGTCGTGGGGTACGCCGGGTTCCATGGACCGCCGGACGAGGTGGGCATGGTGGAACTCGGTTACTCGGTGGTCCCCGTCCACCGTCGTCAGGGCTACGCCAGAGCGATGCTGGCCGCATTGGTGCAGCGAGCCGTTGCCGAAGCCCGCGTCAGGACCGTGCGGGTGACGATCAGTCCTGACAACACGGCTTCCCTGGCCACGATTTCCGGATGTGGCTTCGTCGAGGTCGGAGAACAATGGGACGAGGAAGACGGCCTCGAACTCATCTTTGAAATGCCTGTCTGA
- a CDS encoding GNAT family N-acetyltransferase encodes MPELKRLHADHAPAVLAFELANRAYFAASVPDRGDEFFARFADRYHALLAEQEAGICAFYLLVAADGSVLGRFNLVDIEDRAAHLGYRVAQHVTGRGVATASVRELCRLAAARHGLRTLRAAAARRNAASRKVLTKAGFVPVGPAEPADLGGEPGTWYQRDLVLQPSGAPLPGAGRGPATAI; translated from the coding sequence GTGCCCGAGCTGAAGCGGCTGCATGCCGACCATGCCCCGGCGGTCCTGGCCTTCGAATTGGCGAACCGCGCCTACTTCGCTGCCTCGGTCCCCGACCGCGGCGACGAGTTCTTCGCCCGGTTCGCCGACCGGTACCACGCCTTGCTGGCTGAGCAGGAGGCCGGCATCTGTGCCTTCTACCTGCTCGTGGCCGCGGACGGCTCGGTACTCGGCCGGTTCAATCTGGTCGACATCGAGGACCGTGCTGCGCACCTCGGCTACCGGGTGGCGCAGCACGTCACCGGCCGCGGCGTGGCGACCGCGAGCGTCCGGGAGCTGTGTCGGCTGGCGGCGGCCCGGCACGGGCTGCGCACACTGCGGGCGGCCGCCGCCCGCCGGAACGCCGCGTCCCGGAAGGTGCTGACCAAAGCCGGGTTCGTCCCCGTCGGGCCCGCCGAACCGGCCGACCTCGGCGGTGAGCCGGGCACCTGGTATCAGCGCGACCTGGTGCTCCAACCGTCCGGTGCGCCCTTGCCGGGGGCCGGCCGAGGGCCGGCGACGGCCATCTGA